One window from the genome of Luteithermobacter gelatinilyticus encodes:
- a CDS encoding fumarylacetoacetate hydrolase family protein, which yields MKFITFEKDGRISVGTVQDNQVIDLGGRLGEGVYSLDALLQQGRLEEAMALAQSLPPLCPVEQVKLLKPLLSPGKIICVGVNYANRNAEYQDESELPKYPSIFMRTPGSFVAQGENLVRPPESEQLDYEGEIVVIIGKAGRRIPEEHARDHIAGLTIMNEATLRDWVRHAKFNVTQGKNFERLGAYGPWMVTSDQFEDLGALHLQTRVNGEIRQDDTTANMMFPIPYLIHYISTFAQLEPGDMIATGTPTGAGARLDPPRYLIPGDVVEVTVDGIGCLKNGVEDERL from the coding sequence ATGAAATTCATCACCTTCGAAAAAGACGGCCGGATCTCGGTAGGAACGGTTCAGGACAATCAGGTCATCGACCTGGGCGGGCGACTGGGAGAAGGGGTATACAGCCTTGATGCGCTGCTGCAACAAGGGCGGCTGGAAGAGGCCATGGCCCTGGCCCAAAGCTTGCCCCCCCTTTGCCCCGTGGAGCAGGTCAAGCTGTTAAAACCCTTACTCAGCCCGGGAAAAATCATTTGTGTGGGCGTCAATTACGCCAACCGCAATGCGGAATATCAAGACGAATCCGAACTGCCGAAATATCCCAGCATTTTCATGCGCACGCCCGGTTCTTTTGTTGCACAGGGGGAAAATCTGGTCCGCCCCCCGGAAAGTGAACAACTGGATTATGAGGGAGAAATTGTCGTCATCATCGGCAAAGCCGGACGGCGCATTCCCGAAGAACATGCCCGGGATCACATTGCAGGCCTCACCATCATGAACGAAGCGACCCTGCGCGACTGGGTGCGTCACGCCAAGTTCAACGTCACCCAGGGCAAGAATTTCGAACGACTCGGCGCGTATGGCCCCTGGATGGTCACGTCGGATCAGTTTGAAGATCTGGGGGCCTTGCATCTTCAGACCCGGGTGAATGGGGAAATACGTCAGGACGATACCACTGCCAACATGATGTTCCCGATCCCTTATCTAATCCATTATATTTCCACCTTCGCCCAGCTTGAACCGGGGGATATGATCGCCACTGGCACCCCCACGGGCGCCGGCGCGCGCCTTGACCCGCCACGTTATCTTATCCCCGGCGACGTGGTGGAAGTGACCGTGGACGGAATCGGTTGCCTGAAAAACGGGGTGGAAGATGAACGCCTGTAA
- a CDS encoding 5-carboxymethyl-2-hydroxymuconate Delta-isomerase gives MPHFIVEYSANIEQELDLPEFLAKIRDVAVETGLFPLGGIRVRAARRDHYVIADGNPENGFVHIVARLRAGRPFDLRKQAGHQIFGVICDHLQSLYNRRPFAISFEMQEIDMDFNFKKNNLHERLEHKQEA, from the coding sequence GTGCCTCATTTTATCGTAGAATACTCCGCGAATATAGAGCAGGAACTGGATCTTCCGGAGTTCCTTGCAAAAATCCGTGATGTGGCCGTGGAGACCGGGCTCTTTCCTTTGGGCGGAATTCGGGTACGGGCCGCCCGCCGGGACCATTATGTCATTGCCGACGGCAACCCGGAAAACGGTTTTGTGCATATTGTGGCGCGGCTTCGGGCGGGGCGGCCGTTCGACCTGCGCAAACAGGCAGGGCATCAGATCTTCGGGGTGATCTGCGACCACCTCCAGTCGCTTTATAACCGTCGCCCGTTCGCCATTTCCTTTGAAATGCAAGAAATCGACATGGACTTCAATTTCAAGAAAAACAACCTTCATGAGCGTCTTGAGCATAAACAGGAAGCATAA
- the hpaE gene encoding 5-carboxymethyl-2-hydroxymuconate semialdehyde dehydrogenase, giving the protein MTQFEQNLQKAEAFLQRFRDNPAPHFIAGTITLGRSGRTFDNISPLDNSVMGEVAEGSAADIDAAATAAWDAFPAWRDMSPKERKRILHRLADLIERDAEEIALLESLDTGQPIRFMSKAAIRGAANFRFFADRAPQARDGQALPMDSHINYTLRTPIGPVGVITPWNTPFMLATWKIAPALAAGCTIVHKPAEWSPLTAVKLAELAQEAGIPDGVWNMVQGLGEGAGKALTEHPHIKALAFVGESQTGSLIMAQGAPTLKRVHFELGGKNPVIVFNDADLDRALDAVVFMIYSLNGQRCTSSSRLLIQKDIEAEFLDRLAERVSKVRVGHPLDPATEVGPLIHKKHFNKVMSYMQIAREDGAEIRVGGAAREDLAPGNYVIPTLFANARNDMRIAQEEIFGPVLTAIPFTDEAEALQLANDVQYGLTGYIWTRDVGRAHRLAQRMDAGMIWVNSENNRHLPSPFGGMKASGIGRDGGDYSFEFYMETKNICIALGDHPIPKLGV; this is encoded by the coding sequence ATGACACAGTTTGAGCAAAACTTGCAAAAGGCCGAAGCGTTTTTGCAACGTTTCAGAGATAACCCGGCTCCGCATTTTATTGCCGGTACAATAACCCTTGGTCGCTCAGGCCGGACGTTTGACAATATCAGCCCCTTAGACAACAGCGTGATGGGAGAGGTGGCCGAAGGCAGCGCCGCCGACATTGACGCGGCCGCCACGGCCGCCTGGGACGCCTTTCCGGCCTGGCGCGACATGTCCCCCAAGGAACGCAAACGGATTCTTCATCGTCTCGCGGATCTGATCGAGCGGGATGCGGAGGAAATCGCGCTGCTGGAAAGCCTGGATACGGGACAGCCCATCCGTTTCATGAGCAAGGCGGCCATCCGTGGGGCCGCCAATTTTCGCTTCTTCGCGGACCGGGCGCCGCAGGCCCGGGACGGGCAGGCCCTGCCGATGGACAGCCATATCAACTATACCCTGCGTACTCCCATCGGGCCAGTGGGCGTGATTACCCCTTGGAACACGCCCTTTATGCTGGCCACCTGGAAAATCGCCCCGGCATTGGCTGCCGGCTGCACCATTGTGCACAAACCGGCGGAATGGAGCCCGCTGACGGCGGTGAAACTCGCCGAACTGGCCCAAGAAGCCGGTATCCCCGACGGGGTGTGGAATATGGTGCAGGGGCTGGGCGAAGGCGCGGGCAAGGCGCTGACCGAGCATCCTCACATCAAGGCGCTGGCCTTTGTCGGCGAAAGCCAGACCGGTAGCCTGATCATGGCCCAGGGCGCTCCGACCCTGAAACGGGTGCATTTCGAACTGGGCGGCAAAAATCCGGTGATCGTGTTTAACGATGCGGATCTGGACCGGGCGCTGGATGCGGTGGTGTTCATGATTTACAGCCTGAATGGCCAGCGCTGCACCTCCTCCAGCCGTTTGTTGATCCAGAAAGACATCGAGGCGGAATTTCTCGACCGTCTTGCGGAACGGGTGTCGAAAGTACGGGTGGGCCACCCGCTGGACCCGGCGACGGAAGTGGGGCCGCTGATCCACAAAAAGCATTTTAACAAGGTGATGAGTTATATGCAGATCGCCCGCGAGGACGGGGCGGAGATCCGGGTTGGCGGCGCGGCGCGCGAGGATCTGGCGCCGGGCAACTATGTCATCCCCACCCTGTTCGCGAATGCCCGCAATGACATGCGCATAGCCCAGGAGGAAATCTTTGGCCCGGTGCTGACCGCCATTCCCTTCACCGACGAGGCGGAAGCGTTGCAACTGGCCAATGACGTGCAATATGGACTCACGGGCTATATCTGGACCCGGGATGTGGGGCGGGCCCATCGGCTGGCGCAGCGGATGGACGCAGGCATGATCTGGGTGAATTCGGAAAATAACCGGCATCTGCCTTCTCCCTTTGGTGGCATGAAAGCCAGCGGCATTGGCCGGGACGGCGGCGATTACAGTTTTGAGTTTTACATGGAAACCAAAAATATCTGCATCGCGCTGGGGGACCACCCGATCCCCAAACTGGGGGTTTGA
- the hpaR gene encoding homoprotocatechuate degradation operon regulator HpaR: MRMLRAREVFMKLFRPILNDYGITEQQWRVLRALLDEGEMSGQALSRKCCLSGPSLSRIISLLSKKGYIIKRIQPDDQRYMLIRLAPAGKKLCEEMSPRIEEKYRAAESIISPQQQEQLHRLLDQIIDREE, from the coding sequence ATGCGGATGCTCAGGGCACGGGAAGTATTTATGAAATTGTTCAGACCCATTCTGAACGATTACGGCATCACGGAACAGCAATGGCGTGTGCTCAGGGCGTTGCTGGATGAAGGGGAAATGAGTGGCCAGGCCCTGAGCCGTAAATGCTGCCTGTCCGGGCCCAGCCTGTCCCGCATCATCAGCCTGCTGTCCAAAAAGGGATATATCATCAAACGTATTCAGCCTGACGACCAGCGGTACATGCTGATCCGGCTGGCGCCCGCCGGCAAAAAATTGTGTGAAGAAATGTCTCCGCGCATCGAGGAAAAATACCGGGCGGCGGAAAGTATCATAAGCCCGCAGCAGCAGGAACAGTTGCACCGACTTCTGGACCAGATCATCGACCGGGAAGAGTAA
- a CDS encoding lactate utilization protein B — MTAGTGSPKRFREASRTALNNERLQRAMNRLQSGFGEARAQAIADLPEFDALRDLARQRKDFTLRHLPQYLAAFEQAVRRAGGRVHWAKTPQEANRIVRGLCQEYDCRHVVKSKSMVGEEMRLADYLLGWGADVIETDLGEYILQLRQEKPSHIIAPATHLNRDDIAETFQATHGEDGQQGKAAEGLVQEARHRLRQKFKQAEMAITGANFLVAETGTVVLVTNEGNADLGVTLAPHHVVVSSIEKVVPTLKDAFLFLRLLARSATGQDISTYTSLYTGRRRDGATDGPETFDVVLLDGGRSDLLDSEFEEILHCIRCGACLNHCPVYAGAGGHAYGSIYPGPMGAVLAPALNDGTVHRELSQASTFCGKCEEVCPVRIPLPKLMRYWREKSFGDHQSPFTERVMLRGWAWLCRHPHLYRSVIRLMSSLLRRLSHGGWITSLPGLGRAWTQDRDMPAPPAKTFFEEWEDKR, encoded by the coding sequence ATGACCGCGGGGACTGGGTCGCCAAAGAGATTCCGGGAGGCAAGTCGTACGGCGCTGAACAATGAACGCCTGCAACGGGCCATGAACCGACTGCAATCGGGGTTTGGTGAGGCCCGGGCGCAGGCCATTGCCGATCTTCCGGAATTTGATGCGTTGCGGGATCTGGCCCGCCAGCGCAAGGATTTTACGCTCCGTCACCTGCCGCAGTATCTTGCGGCCTTTGAGCAGGCGGTGCGCCGTGCCGGCGGGCGGGTGCACTGGGCGAAGACGCCGCAGGAAGCCAACCGTATCGTGCGTGGCCTGTGTCAGGAATATGATTGCCGGCATGTTGTGAAATCCAAGTCCATGGTGGGTGAGGAAATGCGTCTTGCCGATTATCTTCTCGGCTGGGGGGCAGATGTCATTGAAACTGATCTTGGCGAATATATACTTCAGCTGCGCCAAGAAAAGCCCAGCCATATCATTGCGCCGGCGACCCATTTGAATCGGGACGACATTGCCGAAACCTTTCAGGCGACGCATGGTGAGGACGGGCAACAGGGCAAGGCAGCCGAAGGATTGGTTCAGGAAGCGCGACACCGGTTGCGGCAAAAATTCAAGCAGGCCGAAATGGCCATTACCGGGGCAAATTTTCTGGTCGCGGAAACCGGAACCGTGGTGCTGGTGACCAATGAAGGCAATGCGGATCTGGGGGTAACACTGGCCCCGCATCATGTGGTGGTCAGCAGCATTGAAAAAGTGGTCCCCACCCTGAAAGATGCGTTCCTGTTTCTGCGGCTTCTGGCCCGTTCGGCTACAGGGCAGGACATTTCCACCTATACCAGCTTATACACCGGCCGGCGGCGCGACGGGGCAACGGACGGACCGGAAACTTTTGATGTTGTTTTGCTGGACGGGGGACGCAGTGATCTGTTGGACAGCGAATTTGAAGAGATACTGCACTGCATCCGCTGCGGGGCCTGTCTCAATCATTGCCCGGTCTACGCCGGGGCGGGCGGGCATGCCTACGGGTCCATTTATCCCGGCCCGATGGGGGCGGTGCTGGCGCCGGCGCTGAATGACGGGACTGTCCATCGTGAATTGTCCCAGGCTTCCACCTTTTGCGGCAAATGCGAGGAGGTCTGTCCGGTGCGTATTCCTTTGCCGAAACTGATGCGTTACTGGCGGGAAAAAAGCTTTGGGGATCATCAGTCCCCCTTTACCGAAAGGGTGATGTTACGAGGGTGGGCCTGGCTGTGTCGCCACCCGCATCTTTACCGTTCCGTCATCCGGCTGATGTCGTCTTTGCTTCGGCGTCTGTCTCATGGAGGTTGGATCACCTCCTTACCGGGGTTGGGGCGCGCCTGGACCCAGGATCGTGATATGCCGGCCCCGCCCGCCAAAACCTTTTTCGAGGAGTGGGAGGACAAAAGATGA
- a CDS encoding efflux RND transporter permease subunit, which translates to MKFGHFFIERPRFAGVLSILLIIIGLLAFGALPVSQYPEISPPTINVSASYPGATAETIADTVATPIEQAVNGVENMLYMTSSSTAGQLSLDITFELGTDLDTAQVLVQNRVAQAEPRLPAEVRNLGVVVQKRSPDLMMVVHLLSPDGTFDNLYISNYAQLQVVDVLKRIKGIGDITVFGTREYSMRVWLDPDRLAALNLTATDVIQALRAQNVQVAAGTLGQPPMKEKTAYQFSVNTQGRFNDVEQFKKVIIKSGEEGRLARIEDVARVELGARDYGINSFLNGKMATGLGIFQLPGGNALETAAAIHRTMEELSKDFPDGLTYKIAYDPTQFVEESMDAVYQTIFEAALLVIVVIILFLQSWRAALIPIIAIPVSLIGTFAVMAMFGFSLNTLSLFGLVLAIGIVVDDAIVVVENIERNLELGKSPREAAHITMDEVGTALISIALVLSAVFVPAAFLGGITGEFFRQFALTIAVATIISAFNSLTLSPALGAILLREKGAPRTTFGRIWNAVLGPVFRVFNAVFDKATTGYERSISQVIRRPYVSLSVFGVLLLVMVGAILRIPTGFIPQQDMGYLIVSVELPKGASLQRTTDVVLEATDEILEVPGVGNVVGIAGFSGATFASASNAAAMFVLLEQFEDRAPGITAAGVAAQIRQKLGHIMEAGFFVIDPPPVRGLGQGGGFKMMVQDRSGQGLRALEAESWKLIGMANQDPMIQFAFTTYGTNVPRYWLDIDRTKVEMLDVPIDNVFSTLQAYLGSAYVNDFNLFGRTYRVTVQADSEFRLTPDDITDLRTRSRSGKMVPLGSLLEVRKTTGPDRVVRHNLYPAAEVQGSAMPGVSTGAAIEVMERLAAQGLQSGFGYEWTEIAYQEKKTGNVGLLIFPLSVLFVFLVLTAQYESWSLPLAIILIVPLCILFALGGIWLRGMDNNILTQIGFIVLIGLASKNAILVVEFAKQQEEEGRRLLSAVVEAARLRLRPILMTSIAFILGVVPLVFSSGAGAEMRQVLGTAVFSGMIGVTLTGLFLTPVFYVVIRRFVTGQKNDNSLEIPEPDKI; encoded by the coding sequence ATGAAATTCGGTCACTTTTTCATAGAACGCCCCCGGTTTGCCGGGGTTTTGTCCATTTTGCTGATTATTATCGGGCTTCTGGCTTTCGGGGCCCTGCCGGTATCCCAATATCCGGAAATTTCCCCGCCGACCATTAACGTGTCGGCCTCCTATCCGGGGGCGACAGCGGAAACCATTGCCGATACTGTGGCCACTCCTATTGAACAGGCGGTCAATGGCGTGGAAAACATGCTGTATATGACCTCGTCCTCCACAGCGGGCCAGTTGTCGCTGGACATTACGTTTGAACTGGGGACCGATCTGGATACGGCGCAGGTTCTGGTGCAGAACCGGGTTGCCCAGGCGGAACCGCGCCTGCCGGCGGAAGTGCGCAATCTGGGGGTTGTGGTTCAGAAACGATCGCCGGACCTGATGATGGTGGTGCATCTTTTGTCCCCGGACGGCACCTTTGACAACCTGTATATCAGCAATTATGCCCAGTTGCAGGTGGTGGACGTGCTCAAAAGGATCAAGGGCATCGGCGACATCACTGTTTTCGGCACCCGGGAATACAGCATGCGGGTGTGGCTGGATCCGGACCGGCTGGCGGCCCTTAACCTGACAGCAACGGATGTGATTCAGGCGCTCAGGGCCCAGAATGTGCAGGTGGCTGCGGGAACGCTGGGCCAGCCGCCCATGAAGGAAAAAACGGCCTATCAGTTTTCGGTCAATACCCAGGGGCGCTTCAACGATGTTGAACAGTTCAAGAAAGTCATCATTAAGTCCGGGGAAGAAGGGCGCCTGGCGCGCATCGAGGATGTGGCACGGGTGGAGCTCGGGGCCAGGGATTACGGGATCAACAGTTTCCTGAATGGCAAGATGGCAACGGGGCTGGGCATTTTCCAGCTGCCCGGCGGGAACGCCCTGGAAACTGCGGCGGCAATTCACAGAACCATGGAGGAACTGTCCAAAGATTTCCCCGACGGACTGACCTATAAAATCGCCTATGACCCCACCCAGTTTGTGGAAGAGTCCATGGACGCCGTCTACCAGACTATTTTTGAAGCGGCGCTTTTGGTGATCGTAGTGATTATCTTGTTCCTGCAGTCTTGGCGGGCGGCCCTGATCCCGATTATTGCCATTCCGGTCTCCCTGATCGGCACCTTTGCGGTGATGGCCATGTTCGGGTTTTCGCTCAATACGCTGTCGCTGTTCGGGCTTGTTCTGGCCATCGGGATTGTGGTGGATGACGCCATTGTGGTGGTGGAAAATATTGAACGGAATCTGGAGCTTGGCAAAAGCCCGCGCGAGGCTGCTCATATCACCATGGACGAGGTGGGTACGGCGCTCATTTCCATCGCGCTGGTGCTTTCGGCAGTTTTTGTGCCGGCGGCCTTTTTGGGCGGAATTACTGGCGAGTTCTTCCGCCAGTTTGCGCTCACCATTGCGGTGGCAACCATCATTTCCGCGTTTAACTCGCTTACGCTTAGTCCGGCACTGGGGGCTATTCTGTTACGGGAGAAAGGGGCGCCGCGTACCACTTTCGGCAGGATCTGGAATGCAGTTCTCGGGCCGGTGTTCAGGGTTTTCAACGCGGTTTTTGACAAGGCGACCACCGGATATGAGCGCAGCATATCGCAGGTCATCCGCCGTCCGTATGTTTCCTTAAGCGTTTTCGGCGTGTTGCTGTTGGTGATGGTTGGGGCGATCCTGCGTATTCCCACCGGATTTATTCCGCAGCAGGACATGGGATATCTGATCGTATCGGTAGAACTGCCCAAAGGGGCGTCCCTGCAACGCACCACCGATGTGGTGCTGGAAGCGACCGATGAAATCTTGGAGGTGCCGGGGGTGGGCAATGTGGTGGGCATTGCCGGGTTTAGCGGGGCGACTTTTGCCTCGGCGTCCAATGCGGCGGCCATGTTTGTGTTGCTGGAGCAGTTTGAAGACCGCGCGCCAGGCATCACGGCGGCGGGCGTTGCGGCGCAGATCCGGCAAAAACTTGGTCATATCATGGAAGCGGGCTTTTTTGTCATTGATCCGCCGCCGGTGCGCGGGCTGGGTCAGGGCGGCGGTTTCAAGATGATGGTGCAGGACCGTTCGGGCCAGGGGTTGCGGGCGCTGGAAGCTGAGAGCTGGAAACTGATCGGCATGGCCAATCAGGATCCGATGATCCAGTTTGCCTTCACCACCTATGGCACAAATGTGCCGCGCTATTGGCTGGACATTGACCGGACCAAGGTGGAAATGCTGGATGTGCCGATTGACAATGTGTTCAGCACATTGCAGGCCTATCTGGGGTCGGCTTATGTGAATGACTTTAACCTTTTTGGCCGCACCTACCGGGTGACCGTACAGGCGGATTCCGAGTTCCGGCTGACCCCGGATGATATTACGGATCTGAGGACCCGCTCGCGCAGCGGCAAGATGGTGCCGCTGGGATCGTTGCTGGAAGTGCGCAAGACCACCGGTCCGGACCGGGTGGTGCGGCATAACCTTTATCCGGCGGCCGAAGTCCAGGGCAGCGCCATGCCGGGGGTAAGCACCGGCGCGGCCATCGAGGTGATGGAACGGCTTGCGGCGCAGGGGCTTCAGAGCGGATTTGGCTATGAATGGACGGAGATTGCCTATCAGGAGAAAAAAACCGGCAATGTGGGGCTGTTGATTTTCCCCTTGAGTGTACTGTTTGTTTTTCTGGTACTGACCGCTCAGTATGAAAGCTGGTCGCTGCCGCTGGCCATTATCCTGATTGTGCCGCTATGTATTCTGTTTGCCCTTGGCGGCATCTGGCTCAGGGGCATGGACAACAATATCCTCACCCAGATCGGCTTTATCGTGCTGATTGGGCTGGCGAGCAAGAACGCCATTCTGGTGGTGGAATTTGCCAAGCAACAGGAAGAGGAAGGGCGGCGGCTTCTGAGCGCGGTCGTCGAAGCGGCCCGGTTGCGGCTGCGGCCCATTCTGATGACCTCCATCGCTTTTATTCTCGGGGTTGTACCGCTGGTGTTTTCTTCTGGTGCCGGTGCGGAAATGCGTCAGGTTCTGGGGACTGCGGTCTTTTCCGGCATGATCGGCGTGACGCTCACCGGGCTGTTCCTGACTCCGGTCTTTTATGTGGTGATCCGTCGGTTTGTGACGGGCCAGAAAAACGACAACTCCCTTGAAATTCCCGAACCGGATAAGATCTAG
- a CDS encoding (Fe-S)-binding protein, translating into MPQSSTSKKSAAGLWVTCLVNLFRPSVAWAVVRLLNQAGIDVIVPKHQTCCGQPSYNGGDRSNARRAARQVIRQFERLDYMVVPSGSCAAMIRKHYPELLKEDRDWSARANNLAAKCYELTEFLNHVAGYDGTQVSSLKATYHDSCSGLRELNLKTAPRDLLGRVRGLELVEMRDAERCCGFGGAFCLKYPELSNDMVSRKIRNIMDSGAECVIAGDLGCLMTLEGKLHRLGHRIRGYHIAEILAGMEGDA; encoded by the coding sequence GTGCCGCAATCATCCACCAGCAAAAAGAGTGCCGCCGGTCTTTGGGTGACCTGCTTGGTCAATCTGTTCAGGCCGTCAGTGGCCTGGGCGGTGGTGCGTTTGCTGAACCAGGCCGGGATTGACGTGATCGTTCCCAAACACCAGACCTGTTGCGGGCAGCCCTCCTATAATGGCGGGGACAGGTCCAACGCCCGGCGTGCAGCAAGGCAGGTCATCCGGCAGTTCGAGAGGCTGGATTATATGGTGGTGCCGTCGGGATCCTGTGCAGCAATGATCCGCAAACACTATCCGGAACTGCTGAAAGAGGATAGAGATTGGAGCGCCAGGGCGAACAACCTGGCGGCCAAATGTTATGAGCTTACAGAATTTCTGAACCATGTGGCCGGATATGACGGCACACAAGTCTCTTCCCTTAAGGCCACCTATCATGACAGCTGCAGCGGCTTGCGGGAGTTGAACCTCAAGACCGCCCCCCGGGACCTTCTGGGCCGGGTTCGGGGACTTGAGCTTGTGGAAATGCGTGATGCGGAACGCTGCTGTGGCTTCGGGGGTGCTTTTTGTCTTAAATATCCGGAACTTTCCAATGATATGGTTTCGCGCAAAATCCGCAACATTATGGACAGTGGCGCAGAATGTGTGATTGCCGGGGATCTGGGCTGTCTGATGACCCTGGAGGGGAAACTGCATCGTCTGGGCCATCGGATCAGGGGCTATCACATCGCCGAAATTTTGGCCGGTATGGAAGGGGACGCCTGA
- the hpaD gene encoding 3,4-dihydroxyphenylacetate 2,3-dioxygenase yields MGEIVLAAKITHVPTIWMSEKVKGFEGIRKQAVAGLKEIGRRAEARGVETFILCDTHWLVNQGFHLNGRPGWAGTFTSHELPHMLHGLAYDYRGDPDLGDLIAEEANAAGLRTLNHKVQGLDLEYGTLIPMWLANTFGARVLPVAANQFSAPEENRDFGIALRRAVEKSGRRVAFLASGSLSHAFAPNRVSRDKLNDITDEFLRQVDLRVLQLWTEGEIATFLKMLPTYVTACHGEGAMADTAMLFGVLGWDSYRGKAEILCDYFPSSGTGQVIVDFPVS; encoded by the coding sequence ATGGGCGAAATTGTACTGGCCGCCAAAATCACCCATGTGCCGACCATCTGGATGTCGGAAAAGGTGAAAGGGTTTGAAGGCATCCGGAAGCAGGCTGTTGCAGGGTTGAAAGAAATCGGTCGTCGCGCTGAAGCCCGGGGGGTGGAAACCTTTATCCTATGCGACACTCACTGGTTGGTGAACCAGGGGTTTCACCTGAACGGCCGCCCGGGTTGGGCGGGCACCTTTACCAGTCATGAACTGCCGCATATGCTACATGGGCTGGCCTATGACTATCGCGGGGATCCGGATCTGGGCGACCTGATTGCCGAAGAAGCCAATGCAGCAGGGCTGCGTACGCTCAATCACAAGGTGCAGGGCTTGGACCTGGAATATGGCACGCTGATTCCCATGTGGCTGGCCAATACATTCGGGGCCAGGGTGTTACCGGTGGCGGCCAACCAGTTCTCGGCCCCCGAAGAAAACCGGGATTTCGGTATAGCGTTGCGCCGGGCGGTGGAAAAAAGCGGCCGTCGTGTGGCGTTTCTCGCCTCGGGCTCCCTGTCCCATGCGTTCGCACCCAACCGTGTCTCCCGGGATAAACTCAATGACATCACCGATGAATTTCTGCGGCAGGTGGACCTGAGGGTTTTGCAGCTCTGGACCGAAGGCGAGATCGCGACCTTCCTGAAAATGCTGCCCACTTATGTGACGGCCTGCCACGGGGAAGGGGCTATGGCCGATACCGCCATGCTGTTTGGCGTGCTGGGGTGGGACAGTTATAGGGGTAAAGCCGAAATTCTTTGTGACTATTTCCCGTCCAGTGGCACGGGTCAGGTGATCGTGGACTTTCCAGTGTCTTAA
- the dapA gene encoding 4-hydroxy-tetrahydrodipicolinate synthase, with protein sequence MTPSQDRPQADRLKGSIPPLITPFRNGQVDYDAYVGLVEFQIRNGSHGILVNGTTAEPSTLTIDERNRLVSLAVDTVNGRCPVVAATGSQSLAESQQLTHHAVDAGADALLIVTPYYIRPPQRGLIDYYLKLAEGHDVPWMIYHIPGRTAVGVTLDTVRTLRNRSPNFVGLKHAVNDLGFVSECLGHIDPDLKFFVGLEELSFPMMAVGACGLMNAVGNLNPRILADMVEAVWNNDLKKGRALHASLLEVNQAVFYDTNPIPIKYMMKRLGLIADNEHRLPMCPAPPDLERRLDAVLDRAGLI encoded by the coding sequence ATGACACCATCACAGGACCGCCCCCAGGCCGACCGCCTGAAAGGCTCCATTCCCCCCCTGATCACCCCGTTCCGCAATGGCCAGGTGGATTATGACGCCTATGTCGGGCTGGTTGAGTTCCAGATCAGGAACGGCTCGCATGGCATTCTGGTCAACGGCACTACGGCCGAACCCTCCACCCTGACGATTGACGAGAGGAACCGCCTGGTTTCCCTTGCCGTCGATACCGTCAACGGACGCTGCCCCGTGGTGGCGGCCACCGGCTCCCAGTCGCTGGCCGAGTCGCAACAGCTCACCCATCATGCGGTAGACGCCGGCGCCGATGCCCTGCTGATTGTCACTCCCTATTATATCCGGCCGCCGCAGCGGGGCCTGATCGACTATTACCTGAAACTGGCCGAAGGCCATGACGTGCCCTGGATGATTTACCATATTCCCGGCCGTACCGCCGTCGGTGTGACGCTGGACACGGTGCGGACCCTGCGGAACCGTTCCCCCAATTTCGTGGGCCTCAAACATGCGGTCAACGATCTGGGTTTTGTCAGCGAATGCCTGGGGCATATCGACCCGGACCTGAAATTCTTCGTCGGGCTGGAAGAACTGAGTTTCCCCATGATGGCGGTGGGCGCCTGCGGCCTGATGAATGCGGTGGGCAACCTAAACCCCCGCATTCTGGCGGATATGGTAGAGGCCGTCTGGAACAATGATCTGAAAAAAGGCCGGGCGCTGCATGCCAGCCTACTGGAGGTCAATCAGGCAGTTTTTTACGACACCAACCCCATCCCCATCAAATATATGATGAAGCGCCTGGGCCTGATCGCGGACAATGAACACCGCCTGCCCATGTGCCCCGCCCCACCGGACCTGGAAAGGCGTCTGGACGCGGTACTGGACCGCGCAGGCCTGATATAA
- a CDS encoding TraR/DksA family transcriptional regulator: MAYADRFRKILQSKKAELEQLIHTAQDNKAAVELDQTKVGRLSRMDALQAQAMSKEVERRRRLELQRIEAALQRLEDGEFGYCITCGEEIDKDRLSLDPSTPQCRNCAG, from the coding sequence ATGGCGTACGCGGATCGTTTCAGAAAAATACTGCAATCCAAAAAAGCAGAATTGGAACAGCTGATCCATACGGCCCAGGATAACAAGGCGGCCGTTGAACTGGATCAGACCAAGGTGGGGCGCCTGTCGCGCATGGATGCTCTTCAGGCCCAGGCCATGTCCAAGGAGGTGGAACGCCGGCGCCGCCTGGAACTACAGCGCATCGAGGCGGCCTTGCAGCGTCTCGAAGACGGGGAATTCGGGTATTGCATCACCTGTGGCGAAGAAATTGACAAAGATCGTCTGTCTCTTGACCCGTCCACTCCGCAATGCCGCAATTGCGCCGGATAG